One genomic segment of Astatotilapia calliptera unplaced genomic scaffold, fAstCal1.2 U_scaffold_89, whole genome shotgun sequence includes these proteins:
- the LOC113018454 gene encoding homeodomain-interacting protein kinase 1-like produces the protein MSAHPSFSSNELGLVKGSILGKHYKVEAFLGEGGFGIVAKCRDTMTNRAVAIKVNKSRPDILQQAKLEIFILEQLRRLDSDAANIVQWNGFFHDGERVCLKFELLDQCLRDYIWDRKNHCLPISEVRPILGQLTNALSHLGSVGMVHADLKPGNIMVVNRHESPIKVKLIDFGLACPASAVMPGDRVGTVGYCAPEVMLGLPYNEAIDMWSLGLVAVELATGLPLYPGNEDYDVLKFIIETQGQPPDHVLDSGVYTEDYFIEDKDKQQRWTFKTDQQFQYETGYESLETRCIKLTRLDDLEQIIMFRRGPEAGQRLFVSLIKQMLALDAHQRITPSEVLRHPFFSPKSSLCIDMSAERSQNPVVFQHPSNLESKRSQKINCSFQNSVEFSHQVFVHTSASPSFSSDELELVKGSILGKHYKVEAFLGEGGFGIVAKCRDTTTNQAVAIKVNKSDPDILQQAHVEIFILEQLRRLDPDAANIVQWNGFFHDGQRVCLKFELLDQCLWDYIGDRNKQGLPISEVRPILGQITNALSHLSSVGIVHADLKPGNIMVVNRHESPIKVKLIDFGLACPASAVIPGDFVGTVGYCAPEVMLGLPYNEASDMWSLGLVAVELATGVPLYPSENDYDYLKFIIETQGQPPDHVLDSGVYTENYFIGDKYKQQRWTFKTEEQYKGSVPGTGHESLETRYIILTRLDDLEQLMMFRRGPEAGQRLFVSLIKEMLALDAHQRITPSQVLRHPFFSPGLSKRFPCINIERPY, from the coding sequence ATGTCAGCTCACCCATCCTTCAGCTCAAATGAGCTTGGATTAGTTAAAGGGAGCATTTTGGGAAAGCACTACAAGGTAGAGGCTTTCCTCGGAGAAGGGGGCTTTGGTATTGTAGCCAAATGTCGTGATACCATGACTAACCGAGCTGTGGCTATTAAAGTGAACAAGAGCCGCCCTGATATTCTGCAACAGGCGAAATTGGAAATTTTCATCCTGGAGCAGCTGCGAAGGTTGGATTCAGATGCCGCCAACATTGTTCAATGGAACGGCTTTTTTCACGACGGAGAGCGGGTTTGCCTGAAATTTGAACTCCTTGATCAATGCCTGAGGGACTACATATGGGACCGGAAAAACCACTGTCTCCCCATAAGCGAAGTCAGGCCAATTTTAGGTCAACTGACAAATGCTCTGTCCCACCTGGGTTCTGTGGGAATGGTGCACGCTGACCTCAAACCTGGAAACATCATGGTTGTAAACCGCCACGAGTCTCCCATCAAAGTCAAACTTATAGACTTTGGCCTCGCATGTCCTGCGTCTGCAGTGATGCCTGGTGACCGTGTGGGGACGGTTGGTTATTGTGCACCTGAGGTTATGCTTGGCCTTCCTTACAATGAAGCAATTGACATGTGGTCTCTGGGGCTGGTAGCTGTGGAGCTTGCTACAGGGCTGCCACTCTACCCTGGAAATGAAGACtatgatgttttgaaattcatCATAGAGACTCAGGGTCAGCCACCAGATCATGTTCTAGACTCTGGCGTCTACACTGAAGACTATTTCATTGAAGACAAAGACAAGCAACAGCGCTGGACATTTAAGACTGACCAACAATTTCAGTATGAGACAGGATATGAGTCCCTGGAGACAAGATGCATAAAACTGACGCGTCTGGATGACCTTGAACAAATAATAATGTTTAGACGAGGACCAGAAGCTGGCCAACGCTTATTTGTCAGCTTAATTAAACAGATGTTGGCCTTGGATGCACACCAGCGGATAACACCCTCGGAGGTTCTCCGGCATCCCTTTTTCAGCCCTAAGAGTTCCCTGTGCATTGACATGAGTGCTGAAAGATCACAAAACCCTGTGGTCTTTCAGCACCCTTCAAACTTGGAAAGCAAGAGATCACAGAAAATCAACTGCAGTTTTCAAAACTCGGTTGAATTTTCTCATCAAGTATTCGTCCACACATCAGCCAGTCCATCATTCAGCTCAGATGAGCTTGAATTAGTTAAAGGGAGCATTTTGGGAAAGCACTACAAGGTAGAGGCTTTCCTCGGAGAAGGGGGCTTTGGTATTGTAGCCAAATGTCGCGACACAACAACCAACCAAGCTGTTGCCATTAAAGTCAACAAGAGCGACCCTGATATTCTGCAACAGGCACATGTGGAAATTTTCATCCTGGAGCAGCTGCGAAGGTTGGATCCAGATGCCGCCAACATTGTTCAATGGAACGGCTTTTTCCACGACGGACAGCGGGTTTGCCTGAAATTTGAACTCCTTGATCAATGCCTGTGGGACTACATAGGGGACCGGAATAAACAGGGTCTCCCCATAAGCGAAGTCAGGCCAATTTTAGGTCAAATCACAAATGCTCTGTCCCACCTGAGTTCTGTGGGAATAGTGCACGCTGACCTCAAACCTGGAAACATCATGGTTGTAAACCGCCATGAGTCTCCCATCAAAGTCAAACTTATAGACTTTGGCCTCGCATGTCCTGCATCTGCAGTGATACCTGGTGACTTTGTGGGGACGGTTGGTTACTGTGCACCTGAGGTTATGCTTGGCCTTCCTTATAACGAAGCAAGTGACATGTGGTCTCTGGGGCTGGTGGCTGTGGAGCTTGCTACAGGGGTGCCACTCTACCCTTCGGAGAATGACTATGATTATCTGAAATTCATCATAGAGACTCAGGGTCAGCCACCAGATCATGTGCTAGACTCTGGCGTGTACACTGAAAACTATTTCATTGGAGACAAATACAAGCAACAGCGCTGGACATTTAAGACGGAAGAACAATATAAAGGCTCTGTTCCAGGGACAGGACATGAATCCCTGGAGACAAGATACATAATACTTACACGTCTGGATGACCTCGAACAGCTAATGATGTTTAGACGAGGACCAGAAGCTGGCCAACGCTTATTTGTCAGCCTAATTAAAGAGATGTTGGCCTTGGATGCACACCAGCGGATAACACCCTCTCAGGTTCTCCGGCATCCCTTTTTCAGCCCTGGCCTCTCTAAAAGGTTCCCATGTATCAACATTGAAAGACCATACTGA